The Streptococcus equi subsp. equi nucleotide sequence TAATACAAGCGTAGGGATTGTGACCAATATCATTAGCATTGGAAAACGATTCTCTTTTTGTGTGCAAAAGGAGTTTTTTTATGTCAAACAAGACAACTGTTACTGTTCTGATTGAGGCTGCTATTTTTGCTGCTCTTGCTATGGCTTTATCATTTATACCAGATTTTGCCGGCTGGTTTAGCCCCTCTTATGGTGCTATTCCTCTCGTCTTATTTTCGCTTAGGCGTGGCCTCAGGTATGGCCTGCTAACTGGCTTGATTTGGGGGCTGCTCCATTTTATTTTAGCAAAGATTTACTACCTCAGTCTATCTCAGGTTATTATTGAATATATCCTTGCCTTTACCTCAATGGGCTTAGCTGGCCTGTTTTCTAAGCCCTTGACTAATAGTCTAGGTACCAATAAAAGATCCTTCAGCCTTCTAATTGCTAGCGCAGCTGCCTTTTTAGCGATTGGGGTTCGTTATATCTGGCATTTTATCGCTGGTGTTATTTTCTGGGGGAGCTATGCTCCTAAGGGCACCTCTGCTATTTGGTATTCCTTTACTGTCAATGGCACAGCAGGTCTTCTAACCTTTATCGTGACACTTATTGCCCTGCTCATTATCCTACCGACACAACCACAATTTTTTAAGCCTAGTAAATAAGACAAGAGTTCGAATCGGAAAATCATAAAGCTGAGGCAGGTCTGTAAAGGCCTGCTCTTTCTAAGCCTAGAAAAAGGATCAAAAAAGACTTTTTTTCAGTCTAATGGTATACTACTACTGTTAGACTGTTTTTGATATTGACACATAAGGAAGTTAACAAATGGCTAAAAAGGTAAAAGTAAAGAAAACGCTGGTGGAGCAAATCCTAGACAAGGCAGGTATCCCCTATCAAGCGCTTAGGATCAATGCCTTACAAGGTGATTTCCCAGACACAATCAACCCATCAGATATTTATAAAACCCTAGCACTGACTGGCGATAAGACAGGCCCCTTGATTGGGATTATTCCTTTGACAGAGCATTTATCTGAAAAGAAGCTAGCAGGCCTTTCTGGAAACAAAAAGGTCTCCATGATTCCTCAAAAGGAGCTGCAAAAAATAACCGGCTATGTTCATGGTGCAAACAATCCAGTTGGTATTCGACAAAGGCACAATTACCCTATTTACATCGACCAGTCTGCACTAGCCAAGCAAGAAATTATCGTATCAGCTGGTGAGCTTGGTCGATCCATACAGATCAATAGTCAAGCCCTAGCAGATTTTGTTGGGGCTAGCTTTGCTGACATAAAGGAGAACAAATGAGACTTATTGGAAATATGATTTGGTTTATTTTTTCAGGCTTTTGGGCCTGGATTTCTTGGTCTATTGTTGGGCTTATCCTATGCTTAACAATTATCGGGATTCCTTTTGGGATACAATGCTTCAAGATAGGCGCTTGTACTGACCCCCAAAAGTTGGACACGACATATTAGTGAAAGGATTTAGTTCTGTATTGCACAGGGCTAAGTCCTTTTAGCTTTGCTTTAATGCGTTTGTTGTTGTAGTAAAAAATGTAATCTGTAATAGCTTGTTCAAGCTCATTAAGGGATTGATAAGTTGTCTCAAGGCCGTAAAACATCTCAGATTTGAGAATACCAAAGAAGGACTCCATCATCCCATTATCTGGACTATTTCCCTTGCGAGACATGGATGGACGAATGCCTTTAGTCTCCAAAAAGTGATGATAAGACTGATGTTGATATTGCCAGCCTTGATCGCTGTGGAGAGTCGTTCCATTGTACGAATCCGCTGGAAAAGCCTTCTCAAGCATGGTTTGTACTTGCTTCAAGTCAGGCGATCGAGACAGGGTGAAATCAATAATCTCACTGTTATAGCCGTCAAGAACAGGCGATAGATAGAGTTTCCCCTCAGGTAAGGTAAATTCCGTCACATCGGTATAGCACTTCTCGTAGGGCTTAGAACCTTCAAACTGACGTTTAATCAGATTATCAGCCTTTTTGCCAACCTCACCTTTGTAAGAAGAATACTTGCGCTTACGACGGATACGAGCTTTTAAGCCCATGACAGTCATCAAACGTTGTACTTTTTTGTGATTGACGATAAAACCACGATTTCTTAGTTCCAGATGAATGCGACGATAGCCATAATTGCCATGATGTTCATCATAGATGCCTTGAATGAGCTCCTTTAAGTCCATGTCCTTATCTTCTTGAGCTAGTTGCTTGACTTGATAATAATAGGTTGACCGCGATAAATCAAGGATTTCAAGCAAAGTTGCTAGAGAAAATTGACCGATTAATTCTTGGATGATTTCTGTTGCTCTTTGAGCTTTGCTTCGTCCCTCAACCGGTATTCTCTCAGCTTTTTTAGCACAGCATTCTCCGCTCTAAGGTAGTCTAATTCTTTTTGGAGTCGCTCCAACTCTGTCATTTGTTCTAAAGTCTTCTTTGGTTGACGTCCCATCTTTGGTGGCCTCCCTCTTCTTTTCTCAAGAATAGTATAGCCGTTTTTCTTGTATTGCGCTATCCACCTTGAAAGCATACTAGAATTTGGTAAAGCATAGTCTAAGGACGTCTGTTTTTGAGATTGACCATCAATCAGAACTTTATCTATTATCTCTTGCTTCAGTTCTGGAGAATAATAACTATTCTTACCTTTTTGGACAATGGCTAACCCATACCTGTCAATCAGGCGAATCATGTATTTGAGGTCAGATTCTGCAATACTAAACTTTTCTGATAAGCATTTAATGGACTTTCCAATGTGCCGTAGCTCATAGATTTGAACCTTGTCTTCATAACTCAATGTCATAAAAATAGCCCCCCAATTGTTAGATTTTATGTCTAACTTTTGGGGGGCAGTTCACTCTGGCTTTGGAAGGGATCACAAAGTCCTATGGCGCCAAGCTGATCCTTAAGGATTTTTCCTATACCTTTGAACAGGGGAAAAAATATTTGATAAAGGGTGCCAGTGGTAGAGGTAAGTCGACTCTGTTACACATTATTAAGGGAACTGCTGTTGACTCAGGTAAAATAGCGTTTATCACCAAAGACAATCACTCATTTGAAAGCTATCAAGCTAACATTGGCATGGTGAGTCAGGCACCTTTTCTCTTTAATGGCACCTTGGAAGAGAATATCTGTCTGAATCAGGAGTTTTCCAAGGAGAATATCCTTGCTGTCTTGGACCAAGTTCACCTGTTGGAGGAATTACCAGCTGGTCTAGGCTTTCAGATAGAAAATAATGGGACCAACATTTCGGGCGGCCAGCGAGTGCGCATAGAATTGGCTCGATTTTTGCTACGTCAGAAGGATATTTTATTGCTTGATGAGGTCACAGCAGCCTTGGACAAGGACAATGCTCGGCGAGTAAGGGAGCTGATTTTTTCTCTTCCTATTACCATCATTGAGGTGGCTCATCATGTGGATCAAGCTATAGCTTATGATGATATGATAGAATTGTAGGTGATTAAGATGTTTAAGTATTTTAATAAATATCTAGTGACACTAACGCTTGTTGCATGTGCCTTAAACAGTCTTGTCTTTCTGATTGAACCCTTGATCACTAGTAAGATTTTTGATTTAACGTTCTTAAATAATCATCAAGACACCTTGTCCTTTTTAGGCTATGGTCTGACCTTATACGTGGTCTTATATTCTGTTATGTTCATTGCTAATCTTCTGATCAACCATATCATGACGATTGGGTGTGGTAGAATCAGGTTGCGTCTCTATCAGAATTTAATCTTAAATTATCGGGAGATGAGTCATGACAAGAAAATTTCTATGCTGACTCAAGATGTAGAATATTATCTATGGAATCACATCAGCCCTAGCATTCTTCTCGTATCACACGTGAGTAATGTCCTTTTGCTCAGTGCTTACCTGTTATCAAAAAACATGCTAATTGGTCTTATTTTTATTGCATGTGCTTTTGTATTTTTAGTGGTTCAGCATGTGATTGGTCAAAAGGCAGAGCAAAAAGGTAGTGAGCTGGCAGTAGCGAGACAAAAGCTGCTTGGCTTATTAAGTGATGTGGTTGCGGGGCATTCGACATTAATTCAAAATCAAGCTCTTTTTGCTAGCCTCAAACAGGTAAAAAAACAGTCAGAGCATTATGAGAGCTCACGTCAAGCATTTGAGATATTTAGGTCTTTCTTTACCCTATTGGCACATCTGATGCTGTTTATTTCTCAATTCTTGCCCATTTTTTTAGGCTTAGCCTTAACCTTATTAGGTGTTAAGCTGAGAACAACTGATCTTATTGCCATGTTTATTGCAGCAACGCGCTTAGAACAGCCACTCAAAAATATTGTTGATGATATGTTTAGGCTTAATGGTGCAAAAGCCATTGCTAAGCATTTTGAGACACTTTTAGAGCAGCCTATTCCAAAATACCAGTCGCATGCTATGACAGGTGATCCTTTTGAATGCTTAGATGGTCATCATCTGGCGAAATCATTTGCAGGTAGGACCTTATTTTCCGATCTCTCTTTTCATTTTGAGAAGGGAAAGAAATACCTGATTAAGGGATCAAGTGGATCTGGTAAATCCACACTCTTTAAGCTTATCTTACAGGAGATGAGTCCTGATGAGGGGACACTAGATATGGTATTGACTGGAGGTCAGACGACTGATAATTATCACCATCGCATAGGGCTGATTGCGCAGTCGCCTTATCTTTTTAACGATAGCATTCGGTATAATTTGACCTTGGGGGAGGCGTTTTCTGATGAGTTGCTTTTAGAAAAGCTAGAACAGGTTGGCTTGACTGATGAATTTGACGATATTTTAAACCACCAAATTGTTAATAACGGAGAAAATATCTCAGGTGGTCAAAAGACACGTCTTGAAATCGCAAGAAGCCTCATTAGACAAAAAGATGTTCTTCTAGCAGATGAAGTGACGGCTCCACTTGATGTCAAAAATGCTAAAACTATCCGACAGCTACTATTTAGTTTACCGGTAACAGTTATTGAAATTGCTCATCATATTGATGACACCTTTATCTATGACGGTGATATTGATTTATCGTAGAAAATATCATCACATTGCTTAGAAATAATAATTGATGCTTATGAAATTGTCATTCACACAGTGAATGGCTTTTTCTTAGGCTAAATTTTCCATGTGGAGCTTGATCTGATAGGCTATCTGAGAAAAAAAGCTAACAACAGCCATGTTTTTTGGGGCTATGACTGTTCTAATACGAGCTGCCTCTAGCTGCTGGTATATAAGAGGTGACATGATTGTCACAATTCGTCATCATTTTGTCGTTAAATTTTTACATAGATTTCTTATGCTAGTCATGGCAGAGCTCCTTACCCTAAAAAGAAGGGAATTTAGCTGATGGGAAATAGCAATTCTAAAGCCTTTATGATAAAATGAAAAAAGACACTATAATAGAAGAGGTAACTGTATGGAAGTGGCAGAAATGCGCCAGCAAATAGTAGAAAACAAAGAGAAGTTGACTAGCTTCAGGAGGTCTCTTTGACTTAGAGCGTTTGGAGGAGGATATAGCTCTCTTAGAAAATAAGATGACAGAGCCTGATTTTTGGAATGATAATATGGCAGCTCAAAAAACCTCTCAGGAATTAAACGAGCTCAAGCTCACCTATCAAACCTTTCATGATATGCAGGAGCTATCTGATGAGACAGAGCTTTATTTAGAAATGCTTGACGAGGACGATAGCGTCAAGGAAGAGCTAGAAGCAAGCCTGATTAAGCTCAGCCAGATGCTAGCAAGCTATGAAATGACGCTGCTTTTGTCTGAGCCCTATGATCATAGCAATGCAATCCTAGAAATTCACCCAGGTTCAGGTGGCACTGAAGCACAAGACTGGGCAGACATGCTTTTTCGCATGTACACTCGCTTTGGAAATGCCAAGGGCTTTAAGGTAGAAACTCTGGACTATCAAGCAGGAGACGAGGCAGGAATTAAGTCTGTGACCCTTTCTATTGAAGGGCCAAATGCTTATGGCTTCTTAAAATCAGAAATGGGAGTACATCGTCTGGTGCGTATTTCTCCTTTTGACTCTGCTAAGCGTCGTCACACCTCCTTTGTTTCAGTTGAAGTCATGCCAGAGCTTGATGATACCATCGAGGTGGAGATACGTGATGATGACATTAAGATGGACACCTTCCGCTCAGGTGGTGCTGGTGGGCAAAATGTCAACAAGGTCTCAACTGGGGTACGCTTGACCCATATCCCAACAGGAATCGTAGTGGCGTCAACAGTTGACCGCACCCAATATGGCAACCGTGATCGCGCTATGAAAATGCTTCAAGCCAAGCTTTATCAGTTAGAGCAGGAGAAAAAGGCAGAAGAGGTCAATGCCCTCAAGGGGGATAAAAAGGAGATCACCTGGGGCAGTCAGATCAGGTCCTATGTCTTTACGCCTTATACGATGGTGAAGGATCATCGTACCAATTTTGAGGTGGCTCAGGTTGATAAGGTGATGGACGGAGATATTGAGGGTTTTATTGACGCTTATCTCAAATGGCGCATGGGTGAGGATTAAAGTGATCCCCACTCAGATAAACACTAACAGCTTAGAGAAGGAAGAATAAGATGGCATTAATTGAAATGAAGGGTGTTTCTAAGAAATACCGTCGCTCGACAACAGCTCTGAGAGACATTAATGTCTCAGTCAATCAAGGGGAATTTGTCTATATTGTTGGTCCATCAGGAGCTGGTAAATCAACCTTTATCAAGCTTCTTTATCGCGAAGAAAAGCTAAGCTCAGGCAGCCTAAAGGTGGGTGAGTTTGACTTAACCAAGCTAAGAGGACGTGAGGTTCCAATTTTACGTCGCAGCATTGGTGTTGTTTTTCAGGATTATAAGTTGCTCCCTAAAAAAACGGTCTTTGAAAATGTTGCCTATGCTATGGAGGTTATCGGAGAGAGACGTCGCCATATCAAAAAGCGTGTTCCTGAGGTTCTAGACCTTGTCGGGTTAAAGCATAAGATGCGCTCCTTTCCCAATCAATTGTCAGGTGGTGAGCAGCAGCGTGTTGCGATTGCACGCGCTATTGTGAACAATCCCAAGCTCCTCATTGCAGATGAGCCTACAGGCAATTTGGATCCGGAAATTTCTTGGGAAATCATGCACCTGCTTGAGCGTATCAATCTACAGGGGACAACGATATTAATGGCAACGCATAACAGTCATATCGTTAATACTCTTCGCCATCGCGTGGTTGCGATTGAAAATGGGCGTATTGTCCGCGATGAGGAGAAAGGAGACTATGGTTACGATGATTAGACATTTTTTCCGTCATATCTGGGAATCTATCAAAAATTTAAGGCGTAATCTCCTCATGACCTTTGCGTCAGTCAGTATGGTGACCGTCACCTTAACCCTGCTTGGGGTCTTTGCTGCAACCCTGCTGAACATTCAACGTGTCGCTTCTGGCGTGGAAAACAACATTCAAATCAATGCTTACTTACAGGTTGATTCGACAGATGCTGCTAAGATGGTTCAGTCGATTAATGGAGAGCAGATAAATAACGAGAATTACCATAAGATTTATGATCAGATTGCAGGGCTAAAGGGTGTTGAGAGGATTATTTTCTCAAGCAAGGACGAGCAGCTGCAAAAGCTACAGGATAGTCTGGGCGATGTCTGGGGCATGTATAATGAGGATAGTAATCCTCTGCAAGACATCTATATCGTAGAGACCAAGACCCCTAAGCAGGTCAAATCAGTTACCAAGGCCATCAAAAAGATTCAAGGGATTGAAGATGCGGACTATGGTGGTATTAATTCTGATAAGCTTTTTAAGTTTTCAAAACTGATTCAAACATGGGGGATTATCGGAACGCTGTTGCTCCTGTTTATTGCGATCTTTCTGATTTCAAATACCATTCGCATGACCATCATGTCTCGTCAGCGCGATATTGCGATCATGCGTCTGGTTGGTGCGAAAAATTCTTATATTCGTGGCCCATTCTTTTTTGAAGGGGCTTGGGTTGGTCTGTTTGGTGCGATATTGCCATCGTTGATTATTTATTATGGCTACGAGTTTGCCTACAAGCATTTCACCCCGGAATTACAGCATAATAGCCTGTCTATGTACCCTATCAATCCATATGTTTATTATTTAATTGGCATGCTTTTTGTGATTGGTATTATCATTGGGTCACTAGGATCAGTCTTATCTATGAGACGTTACCTTAAGTTTTAATTGAAAGAGCTTCTAGCCTGTGTGCCTGGACTGGTACCCTGCGGTTAGGGCTCTTTTTGCTTTTGGGGCAATGCTTGCTAGATAAGCAAACAATAGCTTAAGCCCATACCATTAAGTATTGGGCTTAAGCTATTGTTATAGTTGTTTAGGTAATAGAAGCAGCCGGAACTTGAGGTGTCCTATCTAGGTCTTGAGCTATAGCTTTTCTGGCTAGTTGGTGTTTCTTCACGTAACAGCGATTTGTCGAACGATAAGGTGCTCTTCTTGTGATAGCTGGCTTGTAGTGATCGACAGGTGCTAAGTCAAATTAGCCATCCTGATGGACTGGAGTCATAGCTTTTGCTGCTGCGCCTGGTTGGGCATAGACTGGGCATCTCGGTAGCTTGAGCTTATCGCTGCCTCAGAAAGGGATTGCTATTTTTTTCATGGCTAATGGTGGTAGCTGAGCCATGCCCCGGATAAATCTGATAATGGTTAGGAAGTGTTAGCAGCTTATCACGAATGCTAGCAAGCAGCTGTTCAAGATTTCCAGTCGGCAAATCTGTTCTACCGATGCTTTCTCTAAACAGAGCATCGCCAGTAAACACCGCCTCCTCCTGCTCAAAGATAAAGGAAACGCCACCGGCAGAGTGTCCTGGTGTTGGCACTACTGAAAAGTGAAATCCAGCTAGCTGATAAGGTGTCTGATACTGAAAGAGCTTTTCTGCTGGTTTGCAGATGATATCAGGCAGATCAGCGTGACGTATCAGTCCTGACAGGTTCATTTCTGGTTTATAAAGCCAGTCCGCCTCCTCCTTGGCAACATAGACAGGAGGGTGCTGGCAGCTCTCTCTCACCAGCTCTAGGCTCATAATGTGATCATAATGCGTATGGGTCAGTAGGATAGCAGCAACAGGCTTGTTGATGGCATGGATTTGTGATAAAATAGCCTGCCCCTTGCTTCCTGGGTCAATGACTAAAATAGCCTCGTCATTGACAAGAAGGTAAGTGTTTTCACCCGCAACGGGATTCATCAGTGTCATAATAGTCATACCCTTAGTTTACCAAAATCTGACTCAAAAGACAGCTCAAAACCACCTCTTTTGATAAAAGTGATCTGTTTAATGGTTTTGATGGCTAAGCCAAGATAGCTCCAGCTTAAAGGCTGCTTTTTTTAATTAATAGGAGCAAAAAGGAGCTGCCTCAGCGCTAACAGCTAATCAGAGTATTAGCTCTCTAGTGTCATAGCAAGGAAGTAGGCTGGGGCGATTAAAAGGCTTGATAACTAGCTTTTTATGATACTGACTAGCCCTATTGAGCTGAGCTAAGACTGGTATTGTCAGATTTAGGCAAAGCCTGTCAGAAAACGTGCTATAATAGATAGTACTATGATCAATGAGTTTTCACAAAAATATGCTGTGATTGACCTGGAAGCCACTAGCCCAGGTCCAACAGCGTCTATTATTCAGGTTGGCATTGTGATCGTTGAAGGAAAAGAAATCGTTGATTCGTATCAAACTGATATTAATCCTCATGAGCCCTTGTCAGACCATATCAAAGCACTCACAGGTATTACAGACCAGCAGCTAGCTCAGGCACCGGATTTTTCACAGGTAGCAAGGACCATTTTTGAGCTGATTGAGGACTGTGTTTTTGTTGCTCATAATGTCACCTTTGACGCCAATTTGTTGGCAGAAGCCTTATTTTTGGAGGGCTATGATCTCCTCACTCCTAGAGTGGATACTGTTGAGCTGGCTCAGATTTTTTACCCCAGCCTAGAAAAATACAGCCTTAGCCACCTATCAGAGGTGCTAGACCTAAACCTATCTGATGCTCATACCGCTATTGCTGATGCTCAGGCGACTGCTAACTTATTTATCAAGCTGCTTCACAAGATAGAGAGCTTGCCAAGAGAATGCTTGGAGACTCTTTTGCTGTATGCTGATAGTCTGTTATATGAGACAGCTATGATTGTGAGACAAGCCCTTGCAGTCAGTCGGCCTTATTCTACGAGTGACTACATCAAGATTAATCAGATCTTGCTAAAAAAGCCGGATCAGCTAACAAAGCCCTATCAATTATCCCAGTCCTTTGAGATTAATGCAGCCCTCTTAGGTCTTGAGGAGCGCCCCAAGCAGCTCAGCTTTGCAAAGATTGTTGAGGAGACTCTTTTTCAGACCGAGCCAGCCTTTATCGAGGCTCAGGCAGGCATTGGTAAAACCTATGGCTATTTACTGCCTCTCCTTGCACAGAAACATCAGACCCAAATCTTGGTTAGTGTGCCAACCAAGCTGCTACAGGACCAAATCATGGCTAATGAGGTGAGGGCTATTCAGGAGCAGTTTCACATCGATTGCCATAGTATCAAGGGGCCTGCTAATTACATCAAGCTAGACAGCTTTCAAGAGAGCCTCAATCAGCTTGATGACAACCGCTTGGTTAATCGCTATAAAATGCAATTGCTGGTTTGGCTTTTGGAAACAAGGACTGGTGATTTAGATGAAATCAAGCAAAAGCAACGGTTTGCAGCTTACTTTGACCAGATCAAGCATGATGGCAGTATCCAGCAGACCTCGCCCTTTTACGCTTATGATTTTTGGCAACAAAGCTATCAAAGGGCTAAGTCAGCTCGCTTGCTGATCACCAATCATGCCTATTTTTTACACCGGATTCAGGACGATAAGGCATTTGCCAAGGGTAAGATTCTAGTCTTTGATGAAGCTCAGGCCTTAATGCTGCAGCTAGAGGAGCTAGCTCATCAGCGACTAAATATAGCTGATACGCTCCAAGAGCTTCAAGAGCAGCTAGCTGTGCCAAGCAGCTTGCTTGAGCAACGCTTGCTAGAGGGCATTGCCTTTGAGCTCAATCAGTTAAGCAGTCATTATCATCAGGAGGAGGAGAAGCAGCAAGCTCAAGCCTCACAGCATTTGCTGCGGCTCCAAGAGCATGTCAAGGAGCTAGGTGCTGCAGCCTCTCAGAGCCTCAAGCAGCTGTTCAAGCAGCAGGAAATGGATTATTGGGTGAGCAGTGAGCAGCAGGCTGACAAGCGCCAAACCTTTTTAAATGGCAGCAGCAGGACGGTCCTTCAGTTTAAAGCATTGCTACCGGAGATTTTTAAGGCCTACTTTGTCTCAGCTACTCTACAGATTAGCCCTAGCATTAGCTTGGCTGATTTATTGGGCTTTGACACTTATTCTTATCATCAGCTGGCTAAGGAGAAAAGCACTCAGCAATTGGTTGTCATTGACCAAGACATGCCCTTGATTAAGGACTTGACTGACGAGGCTTACACACAGACCATAGCAGCAAGGCTATTAGTGCTTCATCAGCAACAGCAGGTACCTATCTTAGTGCTCTTTAATGCTAAAAAGCACATGCTCATGGTTTCTGACTATTTAGAGGCTAATCAGGTGCAGCACTTGACACAAGGCAAAAACGGTACAGCCTATCACATCAAAAAGCGCTTTGATCGTGGTGAGCAATCAATGCTGCTGGGGCTTGCAGCCTTTTGGGAGGGAGTTGACTTTGTTCATGCTGATCGCATGATAGAGGTCATTACCCGCCTGCCCTTTGATAATCCAGAAGATATTGCCACTCAAAAAATGCAGCGCTACCTACAGGCAGCAGGTAAGCAGCCCTTTAATGATTATTTTCTGCCGATGACGATCTTAAGATTAAAGCAGGCGATTGGTCGAACCCTGCGTCGAAAAGAGCAGAAATCAGCAGTTTTGATCTTAGATCGTCGCATTCTGACCATGTCCTATGGTCAGACCATTTTGCACAGCCTAGAAGAGGAATTTCTGATATCACAACAAAATTTCCAAGATAGTCTAGCAGAAATAGGCGATTTTTTGATATAATGAAAAATAGTAATTTTTATTTAGTTATTTTAATTTATTTATTTTGCAAATGTTTATTTATAGGCATTTGCTTTTTTGTTTAATTGA carries:
- the dinG gene encoding ATP-dependent DNA helicase, producing the protein MINEFSQKYAVIDLEATSPGPTASIIQVGIVIVEGKEIVDSYQTDINPHEPLSDHIKALTGITDQQLAQAPDFSQVARTIFELIEDCVFVAHNVTFDANLLAEALFLEGYDLLTPRVDTVELAQIFYPSLEKYSLSHLSEVLDLNLSDAHTAIADAQATANLFIKLLHKIESLPRECLETLLLYADSLLYETAMIVRQALAVSRPYSTSDYIKINQILLKKPDQLTKPYQLSQSFEINAALLGLEERPKQLSFAKIVEETLFQTEPAFIEAQAGIGKTYGYLLPLLAQKHQTQILVSVPTKLLQDQIMANEVRAIQEQFHIDCHSIKGPANYIKLDSFQESLNQLDDNRLVNRYKMQLLVWLLETRTGDLDEIKQKQRFAAYFDQIKHDGSIQQTSPFYAYDFWQQSYQRAKSARLLITNHAYFLHRIQDDKAFAKGKILVFDEAQALMLQLEELAHQRLNIADTLQELQEQLAVPSSLLEQRLLEGIAFELNQLSSHYHQEEEKQQAQASQHLLRLQEHVKELGAAASQSLKQLFKQQEMDYWVSSEQQADKRQTFLNGSSRTVLQFKALLPEIFKAYFVSATLQISPSISLADLLGFDTYSYHQLAKEKSTQQLVVIDQDMPLIKDLTDEAYTQTIAARLLVLHQQQQVPILVLFNAKKHMLMVSDYLEANQVQHLTQGKNGTAYHIKKRFDRGEQSMLLGLAAFWEGVDFVHADRMIEVITRLPFDNPEDIATQKMQRYLQAAGKQPFNDYFLPMTILRLKQAIGRTLRRKEQKSAVLILDRRILTMSYGQTILHSLEEEFLISQQNFQDSLAEIGDFLI